Proteins encoded together in one Ferroglobus placidus DSM 10642 window:
- a CDS encoding KEOPS complex subunit Pcc1, whose translation MEAKLTVEGDEVELIYKAISVDKIEERRSRAKVYLSNGRLVLEVEAKDLSALRAMLNMYLRQIKVCTDICGVLR comes from the coding sequence ATGGAGGCGAAGCTAACGGTGGAAGGAGACGAAGTTGAATTAATTTACAAAGCAATATCGGTGGACAAAATCGAGGAGAGGAGGTCGAGGGCAAAAGTTTATTTATCGAATGGAAGGTTGGTCTTAGAGGTCGAGGCAAAAGACCTCTCAGCTTTAAGGGCGATGTTGAACATGTATCTCCGTCAAATTAAGGTTTGCACAGACATTTGCGGGGTGTTAAGATGA
- a CDS encoding DDE-type integrase/transposase/recombinase has product MKLKKLIEELELFERERVPNDIRILGVATYVQTSSTRRTAKILSEFRPVSHTAVWKWIKKFEEKLPISTEKKRRNLVAIDETIVKANKKKFYIFAAVDVERNELILMRVYTTRNILTARSFVKEVLNYCENEPKFLIDKAPWLRKAIESLGLEFKHETFRKEKSG; this is encoded by the coding sequence ATGAAGTTGAAGAAGCTTATAGAGGAGCTTGAGTTGTTTGAGAGGGAAAGAGTTCCGAACGACATTAGAATTCTTGGCGTAGCCACTTACGTTCAAACTTCTTCGACGAGGAGAACGGCTAAAATTCTCTCGGAGTTTCGTCCGGTCTCCCATACGGCTGTGTGGAAATGGATAAAGAAGTTTGAAGAGAAGTTACCAATTTCTACTGAGAAGAAGCGGAGAAATCTTGTTGCAATAGATGAAACGATTGTCAAAGCTAACAAAAAGAAGTTCTACATTTTTGCCGCGGTAGACGTTGAAAGGAACGAGCTGATTTTAATGAGGGTTTACACGACGAGAAACATTCTTACAGCAAGGTCTTTCGTCAAAGAAGTTCTTAATTACTGCGAGAACGAACCCAAGTTTTTGATAGACAAAGCACCATGGCTGAGAAAAGCAATAGAAAGTTTAGGCTTGGAATTTAAGCATGAAACCTTTCGGAAAGAGAAGTCTGGTTGA
- a CDS encoding universal stress protein: MIERILLPTDFSHVSMKVVDCVKDLKDVGVKEVVLLHVLDLNKILSPTSGVDLPAVIESYEKESMEKLKEIGKKLEGYGFNVEIVEVLEGDPVFKIIDVAEEKNVDMIVIGSHGKGLIKELLLGSVSEGVVRRSNKPVLVVKFDIIDDAVIKVFDYLPRKILYAFDFSEESRKLKDFVKEFAKAGEEVLIVHVVEKDEELTDKEIEELENMKKEFEEMGKKAEIFIEGGVPYKEIIRVMEDHGATMIALASRGKGSIREMLGGTVSNVVRRSIVPVLVYK, encoded by the coding sequence ATGATAGAGAGAATTTTGCTCCCTACGGACTTCTCTCACGTGTCGATGAAGGTGGTAGATTGCGTGAAAGATCTTAAAGACGTGGGAGTGAAGGAAGTCGTTCTGCTTCACGTTCTCGATTTAAACAAAATACTCTCTCCAACCTCTGGAGTCGATTTGCCAGCGGTTATAGAAAGTTACGAAAAAGAATCTATGGAGAAGTTGAAGGAAATAGGGAAAAAACTTGAGGGGTACGGGTTTAATGTGGAAATAGTCGAAGTTCTCGAAGGAGATCCGGTTTTCAAAATAATCGACGTTGCTGAAGAGAAGAACGTGGATATGATCGTTATCGGCTCTCACGGGAAGGGGTTGATAAAGGAACTTCTCCTCGGAAGCGTTTCTGAGGGTGTCGTGAGGAGGTCGAACAAGCCCGTTTTGGTTGTAAAGTTCGACATAATAGATGACGCAGTCATAAAGGTTTTTGACTACCTTCCCAGAAAAATTCTCTACGCCTTCGATTTCAGCGAAGAGTCGAGAAAGCTGAAAGACTTTGTTAAGGAGTTCGCAAAGGCTGGGGAGGAAGTGTTAATAGTCCACGTGGTTGAGAAAGACGAGGAACTTACGGACAAGGAAATCGAAGAGCTCGAAAACATGAAAAAGGAATTTGAGGAGATGGGGAAAAAAGCCGAAATCTTCATAGAGGGTGGAGTGCCTTACAAGGAGATAATAAGGGTTATGGAAGATCACGGAGCCACGATGATCGCTCTCGCTTCGAGGGGAAAGGGGTCGATCAGAGAAATGCTCGGAGGAACGGTATCGAACGTTGTTAGGAGATCGATCGTTCCGGTTCTGGTTTACAAATGA
- a CDS encoding cobalamin biosynthesis protein translates to MKADLFFYEKGIWEKVIDYDCIVAMMPSGIVVRQMCPLLKSKWEDPAIVIVDKSMSYAIPILGGHHGGNEVAKKLEGMGMKAVITTAMEFQEGLFVGLGCRRGIKAEEIFKAVKNALEEIGGRFEDVVAFATAELKRNEKGLIEFADKLKKPLIFLKKEELNSVKVGKSKAEIVGLNSVAEAAAVYISKKKELILPKRVYGGVTVAIAR, encoded by the coding sequence TTGAAAGCTGATCTTTTCTTTTACGAAAAGGGAATCTGGGAGAAGGTAATCGATTACGACTGCATAGTAGCTATGATGCCGAGCGGGATAGTGGTAAGGCAGATGTGTCCTCTATTAAAAAGCAAGTGGGAAGATCCAGCTATTGTCATCGTTGACAAATCTATGAGTTACGCGATCCCTATCCTCGGAGGTCATCACGGGGGAAACGAGGTTGCTAAAAAGCTTGAAGGAATGGGAATGAAAGCGGTTATAACTACAGCTATGGAGTTTCAGGAGGGTTTGTTCGTCGGATTGGGATGTAGAAGAGGAATTAAAGCTGAGGAGATTTTTAAAGCCGTGAAAAACGCTCTCGAAGAAATAGGAGGAAGATTTGAAGATGTTGTAGCTTTCGCAACAGCTGAGCTGAAAAGGAACGAAAAAGGCTTGATTGAGTTTGCCGATAAGCTGAAAAAACCGCTAATTTTCCTGAAAAAAGAAGAGCTGAATTCGGTAAAAGTTGGTAAGAGTAAAGCGGAAATCGTCGGGTTGAACAGCGTTGCCGAAGCTGCAGCTGTATACATCTCAAAAAAGAAGGAGTTAATACTCCCCAAGAGAGTTTACGGGGGTGTAACAGTTGCGATCGCAAGGTAA
- a CDS encoding rRNA adenine N-6-methyltransferase family protein — translation MKFTKEEVIGVAFSKLKPKSDEVFADVGAGSGAVTEFFSPYVRKVYAVEIDEAACEGLRKRFKGNEKVEVLNMNGKDFFENYECDKAFIGGTKNLEEMIEVCNAKKVVISAARVEVAVKALKCLKKKEAFEEVVIVNISKSYELAGGTAFKNLNPVFLVVGCFTG, via the coding sequence ATGAAGTTCACGAAGGAAGAAGTCATAGGCGTTGCTTTTTCGAAGCTCAAACCGAAGAGTGATGAGGTTTTCGCCGACGTAGGAGCTGGAAGCGGAGCAGTAACGGAGTTTTTCTCTCCTTATGTGAGAAAGGTTTACGCTGTAGAGATCGACGAAGCTGCTTGCGAAGGTCTGAGAAAAAGGTTTAAAGGCAACGAAAAAGTTGAAGTTCTCAACATGAACGGAAAAGACTTCTTCGAAAATTACGAATGCGACAAAGCTTTCATAGGAGGAACTAAAAACCTTGAGGAGATGATAGAGGTCTGTAACGCGAAAAAAGTCGTCATTTCTGCTGCGAGAGTTGAGGTTGCCGTAAAAGCTTTGAAATGTTTGAAGAAAAAAGAAGCTTTCGAAGAGGTGGTGATAGTAAACATTTCAAAGAGCTACGAACTTGCCGGAGGGACCGCTTTTAAAAACTTGAATCCGGTTTTTCTGGTGGTCGGATGCTTTACGGGGTAA
- a CDS encoding DUF2284 domain-containing protein, with protein sequence MIEELKKFFSEFEAEVIEFNPKNAKIDRRARWKCKFGCSYYGKRFSCPPNVPEDYEEFVRSYKKGYAILLRFNNYFEDKRKAQEKLVEFERSLLNRYPLAFVLFPGGCDLCNECSYPDCKRQEDVRPTLSSVGLTVEQFGVKVGDNRSVAILLLE encoded by the coding sequence ATGATCGAAGAGCTGAAAAAGTTCTTCAGCGAATTCGAAGCTGAGGTTATCGAGTTCAATCCAAAAAATGCTAAAATCGATAGGAGGGCGAGGTGGAAGTGCAAGTTCGGATGCAGTTATTACGGAAAGCGTTTTTCCTGCCCTCCGAACGTTCCCGAAGATTACGAGGAGTTCGTAAGAAGCTACAAAAAAGGGTACGCCATCCTCCTCAGATTTAACAACTACTTCGAAGATAAAAGAAAAGCTCAGGAGAAGCTCGTTGAGTTCGAGAGAAGTCTGCTTAACAGATACCCTCTCGCTTTCGTTCTATTCCCCGGAGGTTGCGATCTTTGTAACGAGTGCAGCTATCCAGATTGCAAGAGGCAGGAAGACGTTAGACCGACCCTTTCTTCAGTTGGCTTGACTGTGGAGCAGTTCGGAGTAAAAGTTGGGGACAACAGAAGTGTAGCGATCCTCCTACTTGAGTAA
- a CDS encoding metallophosphoesterase yields MKIVHISDLHFGEELVRSKVEKAIKQINEIEPDLVVVTGDLSCWGIHSELREAYEALEKLKSDYFVVPGNHDARNNGIEFFELYFGERKKIYKDSEVVIIGVDSTQPDIDDGYIGFEQRRWIEENFRKDRINVLALHHHIVPIPDTGRERNVLIDAGEVVEMLINLGFALVLAGHRHMPYSIRLMRTHIIHAGSLGSFKILGMPDHNYNVIELSEDYVSLKLKFVDYGEIDVGRYQIKTEAPESVAIYRKVGRPKRVLFVSKDGDARVQMAEALFNKLSPYNMLAEGAGVDEVSEEDKVAREVLNEIGVEMIWRKKKIDERDLKNFDYVVEFDELGLGETWKIEVPKSREDYRRVREEIRRKVNELISQLIAM; encoded by the coding sequence ATGAAGATCGTTCACATCTCAGACTTACACTTCGGAGAAGAGCTCGTGAGGAGTAAAGTTGAGAAGGCTATTAAGCAGATAAACGAAATCGAGCCGGATCTCGTTGTGGTCACTGGAGACTTAAGCTGCTGGGGAATTCACAGCGAATTGAGAGAGGCTTACGAAGCTCTTGAAAAATTAAAGAGCGATTACTTCGTAGTTCCCGGAAATCACGATGCGAGAAACAACGGAATTGAGTTCTTCGAACTCTACTTTGGCGAGAGGAAGAAAATTTACAAGGACAGCGAGGTAGTGATAATAGGAGTCGACAGCACCCAGCCGGACATAGACGACGGATACATAGGATTCGAGCAGAGGAGGTGGATAGAGGAGAACTTCAGAAAGGATAGGATTAACGTGCTCGCTTTGCACCACCACATAGTTCCAATCCCGGACACCGGAAGAGAGAGAAACGTTCTGATAGACGCTGGAGAGGTCGTTGAGATGCTGATAAACCTCGGGTTTGCGTTGGTTTTAGCCGGACACAGGCACATGCCCTACTCAATTAGATTGATGAGGACGCACATAATTCACGCGGGAAGCTTGGGTTCTTTCAAAATCCTCGGCATGCCTGATCACAACTACAACGTAATAGAGCTGAGCGAAGATTACGTGAGCTTGAAGCTGAAGTTCGTCGACTACGGAGAGATAGACGTCGGAAGATACCAGATAAAAACTGAAGCTCCAGAGTCCGTGGCTATCTACAGGAAAGTTGGAAGACCCAAAAGGGTTCTCTTCGTTAGCAAAGATGGAGATGCGAGAGTTCAAATGGCTGAGGCATTGTTCAACAAGCTCTCTCCATACAACATGCTCGCTGAAGGGGCTGGAGTTGATGAGGTGAGCGAAGAGGATAAGGTCGCCAGAGAGGTATTAAATGAGATCGGAGTCGAAATGATATGGAGGAAGAAGAAAATCGACGAGAGGGATCTGAAGAACTTCGATTACGTTGTAGAATTCGATGAGCTTGGGTTGGGAGAGACGTGGAAAATCGAGGTTCCAAAAAGCAGAGAAGATTACAGAAGGGTGAGGGAAGAAATTAGAAGAAAAGTTAACGAGCTCATATCACAGCTCATCGCGATGTAG
- a CDS encoding DUF4350 domain-containing protein, protein MRTLLIFLVVLAIIFSGCVEERKKVVWDVDHKPVFPPSHYSKLISQFEADVIEGGVEELNSSEAYILAGVTRNFSEEEVEKILEFVKNGGKLVILIHIPPANLEPLLDRFGVEVSERPYEIMEVTAVPGEDNVLTKGVKEIYMRGVFPVNGTLFVVKKDRAIIFGGMKGGVAALKKYGKGEVLVFGDDAMFLDSYINKVDNLKLAKNIAKWIN, encoded by the coding sequence ATGAGAACTCTTTTAATCTTTTTGGTTGTTTTGGCGATAATCTTCTCTGGATGCGTCGAAGAGAGAAAGAAGGTAGTGTGGGACGTAGATCACAAGCCGGTTTTTCCACCTTCTCATTACTCGAAGCTGATAAGCCAGTTTGAAGCTGACGTAATCGAAGGAGGGGTCGAAGAACTTAACAGCTCCGAAGCTTACATCTTGGCTGGAGTGACGAGGAATTTCAGCGAGGAGGAGGTAGAAAAGATTTTGGAGTTCGTAAAAAACGGAGGAAAGCTCGTAATTTTAATACACATCCCTCCCGCAAACCTCGAACCGCTCCTCGATAGATTTGGGGTCGAAGTTTCCGAGAGACCCTACGAAATTATGGAAGTTACGGCGGTCCCCGGAGAAGACAACGTCTTAACAAAAGGAGTAAAAGAGATTTACATGAGAGGAGTTTTTCCAGTTAACGGCACTCTTTTCGTCGTGAAAAAGGACAGAGCTATTATTTTTGGAGGAATGAAAGGAGGAGTTGCCGCTCTCAAAAAGTACGGAAAGGGAGAGGTTCTCGTTTTTGGAGACGATGCGATGTTCCTGGACAGCTATATAAATAAGGTTGACAACTTAAAGCTGGCAAAAAATATTGCAAAGTGGATTAATTAA
- the cobJ gene encoding precorrin-3B C(17)-methyltransferase, with translation MRSQGKLYIVGIGPGCRELMTLKAKKAIESSDYVIGHKRYVDFVRDLVKGKIIESGMGREVERVRLAVELAKNNVVSLVSGGDPCVYGIAPLVIEYIQSKGVSVDYEIIPGVSALNSASPLLGSPISGDHAVVSLSDLLVPWEIIERRLRKALEGDFVIAIYNPSSRKRKGNLEKAMKIVMEHRGDVFVGVVKNACREGEEVRIMKCSEVISSDFVDMSTIIFVPNSETVIKNGMMLTPRGYSRKYEV, from the coding sequence TTGCGATCGCAAGGTAAGCTCTACATCGTAGGAATAGGACCGGGATGCAGAGAGTTGATGACTCTAAAAGCGAAAAAAGCTATTGAAAGTTCCGATTACGTTATAGGGCATAAAAGATACGTCGATTTCGTCAGGGATCTCGTTAAAGGAAAGATTATTGAGAGCGGGATGGGGAGGGAGGTTGAAAGGGTAAGGCTTGCTGTCGAGCTCGCAAAAAATAACGTCGTGAGCCTCGTGAGCGGAGGAGATCCATGCGTTTACGGAATTGCACCTCTCGTTATAGAATACATTCAGTCGAAAGGTGTAAGCGTCGACTACGAAATAATTCCGGGAGTTTCGGCTTTGAATTCAGCCTCTCCTCTCCTTGGCTCTCCTATCAGCGGAGATCATGCTGTTGTAAGCCTAAGCGACCTTCTCGTCCCGTGGGAAATAATCGAGAGGAGGCTTAGAAAAGCTTTAGAGGGGGATTTCGTTATAGCTATCTACAACCCTTCGAGCAGGAAAAGGAAGGGCAATTTAGAGAAAGCCATGAAAATAGTAATGGAGCACAGAGGAGACGTCTTCGTTGGAGTCGTGAAAAACGCTTGCAGAGAAGGAGAAGAAGTGAGAATTATGAAGTGTAGCGAGGTAATAAGTTCGGATTTCGTGGATATGAGCACGATAATATTCGTTCCGAATTCTGAAACTGTAATCAAGAATGGAATGATGCTAACTCCTCGCGGTTATTCGAGGAAATACGAGGTGTGA
- a CDS encoding precorrin-8X methylmutase — translation MQDMGENSIDGKEIVRKSYEIVKKYVKGETAEEKVIQRCIIATGDPTVKDLIVFKGDAIKAGVEALKAGENIICDVKMVEVGINKRKIRSKTYVAVEVGRDEKMTRAMSGMYRLKDKMDGAILAIGNAPSAAIAVYNLIREGVKPSLVIATPVGFVNAAESKEMIRSLEVPSITTVGTRGGSAICVAIVNALIDLCETL, via the coding sequence ATGCAAGATATGGGAGAAAACTCGATTGACGGAAAAGAAATCGTTAGGAAAAGTTACGAAATCGTGAAAAAGTACGTTAAGGGAGAAACGGCAGAAGAAAAGGTAATCCAGCGATGCATCATAGCCACTGGAGATCCGACTGTTAAAGATCTTATTGTTTTTAAAGGAGATGCGATAAAAGCCGGAGTTGAGGCTTTAAAAGCTGGAGAGAACATAATTTGCGACGTGAAAATGGTTGAAGTGGGAATAAACAAGAGAAAGATAAGATCCAAAACCTACGTGGCTGTAGAAGTTGGAAGAGATGAAAAGATGACCCGCGCAATGAGCGGGATGTACAGGCTTAAAGATAAAATGGACGGAGCAATTTTAGCAATAGGTAACGCTCCAAGCGCCGCCATAGCAGTTTACAATCTAATCAGAGAAGGCGTTAAGCCTTCTCTCGTCATCGCAACTCCAGTTGGCTTCGTTAATGCCGCTGAATCCAAAGAGATGATAAGGAGCTTGGAAGTTCCGAGCATAACCACCGTTGGCACGAGGGGAGGATCGGCAATTTGCGTGGCGATAGTTAACGCTTTGATAGACCTATGCGAGACCCTATAG
- a CDS encoding SAM-dependent methyltransferase, producing MLYGVSLGPGDFELLTLKAYKVLREVEEVIVPGELAYEIVKKIREPRLVKIPMGRAEEVIEELSSELAEKCVEKDVAFAALGDVAFFSTFQKIAEKVVEKNESVKIELIPGVPSFTSVFSKLKLFVNAPILITTPEFEDVKFKVVLKAKNPKKISEALEEEGFEVVQAEKIFMDGEKICEPEEKASYFTMVVAWKEKSTS from the coding sequence ATGCTTTACGGGGTAAGCTTGGGTCCGGGAGATTTCGAACTTCTAACTTTAAAAGCTTATAAAGTCTTGAGGGAAGTCGAGGAGGTAATAGTTCCGGGAGAGCTCGCTTACGAGATCGTAAAAAAGATAAGAGAGCCGAGGCTCGTGAAAATTCCGATGGGGAGAGCGGAGGAGGTTATAGAGGAACTCTCTTCGGAACTTGCCGAGAAATGCGTTGAAAAAGACGTGGCATTTGCAGCTCTTGGAGATGTTGCCTTCTTTTCGACCTTCCAAAAAATTGCGGAAAAAGTTGTTGAGAAGAACGAGAGCGTCAAAATCGAGCTGATCCCCGGAGTCCCGAGCTTCACTTCGGTTTTTTCCAAGCTGAAACTCTTCGTTAACGCACCAATTCTAATCACAACTCCCGAATTCGAGGATGTGAAGTTCAAGGTTGTTTTAAAAGCGAAAAATCCGAAGAAAATTTCCGAAGCTCTCGAAGAGGAGGGATTCGAAGTTGTTCAGGCTGAAAAGATATTCATGGACGGGGAGAAGATTTGCGAACCCGAGGAGAAAGCTTCGTACTTCACGATGGTGGTAGCATGGAAGGAAAAGTCTACTTCGTAG
- a CDS encoding cobalt-precorrin-4/precorrin-4 C(11)-methyltransferase translates to MEGKVYFVGAGPGDPELLTLKAYKLLKEADLIIYPGSLIEEDFLKEFEGKKVNSYGMKLEEIVSLIEKAVKEGKKVVRLQSGDPSIYGAINEQIRELEKRGIDVEVIPGVSSIFASAAALKSELTSPEVPSVVITRPAGKTLKEDEIEEFAKTNSTLVILLGVDKIDEIVKKVSKHRSIEEPAAVVYKASRKEEKVVVGTLGDIAEKVKREGIKRTAVIIIGRSLKKEGRSILYA, encoded by the coding sequence ATGGAAGGAAAAGTCTACTTCGTAGGAGCCGGACCTGGAGATCCCGAGCTTCTAACCCTGAAAGCCTACAAACTTTTGAAAGAAGCGGATCTAATAATCTACCCCGGGTCTCTCATCGAAGAGGACTTTCTCAAAGAGTTCGAAGGAAAGAAGGTTAACAGCTACGGAATGAAACTTGAGGAGATCGTTAGCCTGATAGAGAAAGCTGTGAAAGAAGGGAAAAAGGTGGTAAGGCTTCAAAGCGGAGATCCGAGCATTTACGGAGCGATAAACGAGCAGATAAGAGAGCTCGAAAAAAGAGGGATAGACGTTGAAGTAATTCCGGGGGTTAGCAGCATTTTCGCTTCCGCAGCCGCTTTGAAATCAGAACTCACGTCTCCAGAAGTTCCGTCGGTTGTGATAACGAGACCGGCAGGAAAAACTCTAAAAGAGGATGAGATCGAGGAGTTTGCAAAAACCAACTCGACTCTCGTAATTCTTCTCGGAGTAGATAAAATAGATGAGATCGTGAAAAAAGTTTCCAAGCATAGGAGCATTGAAGAGCCGGCTGCTGTCGTTTACAAAGCTTCGAGGAAGGAGGAGAAGGTCGTAGTTGGAACGCTCGGAGACATTGCGGAGAAGGTGAAGAGGGAGGGAATAAAAAGAACTGCCGTAATAATTATAGGCAGAAGCTTAAAAAAAGAGGGGAGGTCGATACTATACGCGTAG
- a CDS encoding prefoldin subunit beta, giving the protein MSEIPPAVQNLVAQLQQLQQQLQAVIAQKAQLEAMIREIDDALKEMEKSQSEEVYKAVGSILVKVRKEEAEKELRERKETYEVRIKTLERQEEKLRERVAETQKKLQSMLSPQAG; this is encoded by the coding sequence ATGAGTGAAATTCCTCCGGCTGTTCAGAACTTGGTAGCTCAGCTTCAGCAGCTTCAGCAGCAGCTTCAGGCGGTGATAGCTCAGAAAGCACAACTGGAAGCGATGATAAGAGAGATCGACGACGCTTTGAAGGAGATGGAGAAGTCCCAAAGCGAAGAAGTATACAAGGCTGTGGGGAGCATTCTCGTGAAGGTTAGGAAGGAAGAGGCTGAGAAAGAGCTTAGGGAAAGGAAGGAAACTTACGAGGTGAGAATAAAAACCCTCGAAAGGCAGGAAGAAAAACTTAGAGAAAGAGTTGCTGAAACTCAAAAGAAGCTTCAGAGCATGCTCTCTCCTCAAGCCGGTTAA
- a CDS encoding rRNA maturation protein, whose translation MILTTSRDPSRRTRRFAKVLARFMNWRYVQRGKMSLEDLFSNLTENLVMITEIKANPAFLKVYDRSGKELLSLRINVGEIKKVKMNDDFVVFVGDPPFDPLLLGAMPKGKAAEKFVRKVETKKIVKVHDNVLDFLYDGKPVLRIKVLGVRYGGEANGGRRRS comes from the coding sequence ATGATCCTCACGACGTCTCGCGATCCGAGCAGAAGAACGAGAAGGTTTGCCAAGGTTTTAGCCAGATTCATGAACTGGAGGTACGTGCAGAGGGGAAAGATGAGTCTGGAGGATCTATTTTCAAATTTAACGGAAAACCTCGTGATGATAACCGAAATAAAGGCGAATCCCGCTTTCCTCAAAGTTTACGATAGAAGCGGAAAAGAGCTTCTTTCCTTGAGAATAAACGTCGGTGAGATAAAAAAGGTGAAGATGAACGACGATTTCGTTGTTTTTGTAGGAGACCCTCCCTTCGATCCTCTTCTTCTCGGAGCGATGCCGAAAGGAAAGGCTGCGGAGAAGTTCGTGAGGAAGGTTGAGACGAAAAAGATCGTGAAAGTTCACGACAACGTTCTGGACTTCCTTTACGACGGCAAGCCGGTTCTTAGAATCAAAGTTCTCGGTGTTAGGTATGGAGGCGAAGCTAACGGTGGAAGGAGACGAAGTTGA
- a CDS encoding encapsulin: protein MLSINPTLISRDKPYSREELMEVIRLAIIAEHDAINLYEQMARFIEDEDIRKVFLDIAREEKTHVGEFTALLLKIDEEQVEELKKGFEEVKEMTGIETKFNDGGNDYFQVLKKAFMDGVERGRRLFNILPKTKVHAQSYRVDLIESGEVVSVSRREFREIPLITQRFSIGIRELKDGSFDPSIATRAGELIAKAEEKQIISRLNEGKKMELGRWETSDECIEQLMKAAGEVSKVTAGKLAMIISPERFSKLLKVHDKSGKTVIEILKEVFSGGIVVSPEAEEKVIVFANTPSVLDVVIGQELELTELGPENDSVVFMAMETLDLRLKDPEAVVVLEKPK, encoded by the coding sequence ATGCTTTCGATCAATCCGACTCTTATTTCGAGGGACAAGCCTTACAGCAGGGAAGAACTCATGGAAGTCATTAGACTGGCAATCATAGCCGAACACGACGCCATAAATTTATACGAGCAGATGGCGAGGTTTATAGAGGACGAAGACATAAGAAAGGTTTTCCTCGATATCGCAAGAGAAGAGAAAACTCACGTTGGAGAATTTACGGCTTTGCTGTTAAAAATTGACGAGGAGCAAGTTGAAGAGTTGAAAAAAGGTTTCGAAGAGGTTAAGGAGATGACCGGAATAGAAACTAAGTTTAACGACGGAGGAAACGACTATTTCCAAGTTCTGAAAAAAGCGTTTATGGATGGCGTGGAGAGGGGAAGAAGGCTCTTTAACATCCTGCCCAAGACGAAGGTGCACGCTCAGAGCTATAGAGTTGATCTGATAGAGTCCGGAGAAGTCGTTAGCGTTTCAAGAAGGGAGTTCAGGGAAATACCGCTAATAACCCAGAGGTTTTCCATCGGCATAAGAGAGCTGAAAGACGGAAGCTTCGATCCGTCTATAGCGACGAGAGCCGGAGAATTGATTGCTAAAGCGGAGGAGAAGCAGATAATTTCCAGACTCAATGAGGGAAAAAAGATGGAACTCGGAAGGTGGGAAACGAGTGACGAATGTATAGAGCAGCTGATGAAAGCAGCTGGAGAGGTTTCGAAAGTAACTGCAGGAAAGCTCGCGATGATAATAAGTCCGGAAAGGTTCTCGAAGCTGCTGAAGGTTCACGACAAAAGCGGAAAGACCGTCATCGAAATTCTGAAGGAAGTGTTCTCTGGTGGAATCGTCGTCTCTCCGGAAGCTGAAGAAAAGGTGATAGTTTTCGCAAATACTCCGAGCGTTTTAGATGTCGTGATCGGTCAAGAGCTTGAGCTGACTGAGCTCGGTCCAGAAAATGACTCGGTCGTTTTCATGGCGATGGAAACCCTCGACTTGAGGCTGAAAGATCCGGAAGCGGTAGTCGTGCTCGAAAAACCAAAATAA